Proteins encoded within one genomic window of Methanobacteriales archaeon HGW-Methanobacteriales-1:
- a CDS encoding superoxide dismutase → MEKKFYELPELSYKYKDLEPYISEEQLSIHHKKHHQAYVDGANALLTKFDETREKGEDFDIKSVAKELSFHVGGFVLHRLFWGNLGPADKFGGEPGGILAKYIEKDFGSFERFKKEFSQAAIGAEGSGWAALTLCRRTDRLFIMQIEKHNINVIPNFRILMVLDVWEHAYYLDYKNVRPDFVAAFWNIVNWEEVNKRTETWLNSPL, encoded by the coding sequence ATGGAAAAAAAATTTTACGAACTTCCCGAGCTTTCTTATAAATATAAAGATTTAGAACCTTATATTTCTGAAGAACAATTATCTATTCATCATAAAAAGCATCACCAGGCCTATGTGGATGGAGCAAATGCATTATTAACGAAATTTGATGAAACTCGAGAAAAAGGTGAAGATTTTGATATAAAATCAGTTGCCAAGGAACTGTCATTTCATGTGGGAGGTTTTGTACTTCATAGATTATTCTGGGGGAATTTAGGCCCTGCAGATAAGTTTGGAGGAGAACCAGGGGGTATACTGGCCAAGTATATTGAAAAAGATTTTGGAAGTTTTGAAAGGTTTAAAAAAGAATTTTCTCAAGCAGCAATTGGAGCAGAAGGATCTGGATGGGCAGCATTAACTCTTTGTCGTAGGACTGACCGTCTTTTTATTATGCAAATTGAAAAACACAATATTAATGTTATTCCAAACTTCAGAATATTAATGGTTCTGGATGTATGGGAACATGCCTACTATCTGGACTATAAAAATGTCCGGCCGGACTTTGTAGCAGCTTTCTGGAATATTGTTAACTGGGAAGAGGTCAATAAAAGAACTGAAACCTGGTTGAATTCTCCTTTGTGA
- a CDS encoding phenylacetate--CoA ligase, producing the protein MVWNEKAECMSRDDLNELQLKKLQDVVKRAYENVPYYNKKFQNMGVFPEDIQSLEDIQKLPFTTKDDLRQVYPFGMFAVPKKDIIEVHTSSGTTGKPVVSGYTREDLDLWAEVMARGLTMMGVDDEDIIQNTHGYGLFTGGFGVHYGAQKIGSTVIPISTGQTRRQIEIMTDFGTTVMIFTPSYGLYLSEVAEEEGFDPENSQLKAIGFGAEMWTNEMRKEIEKRFGAPAFNIYGLTEIMGPGVAIECNQQNGLHIFEDHFYPEIIDPNNSQNLDAGNAGELVLTTLSRIGMPVIRFITKDITSLRYEKCDCGRSLVKMDRITGRSDDMLKVKGVAVFPSQIEKALLKIEGVEPHYQIIVTRPHNLDEMEVQVETSESLFSDEIKEMVAIRNKIANFIENEIGIRVNVTLVEPKSLPRSEGKAVRVIDKRNMY; encoded by the coding sequence ATGGTCTGGAATGAAAAAGCAGAATGCATGTCTAGAGATGACTTAAATGAGCTACAACTGAAAAAATTACAGGATGTTGTCAAAAGAGCTTATGAGAATGTTCCTTATTATAATAAAAAATTCCAAAATATGGGTGTTTTTCCAGAGGATATCCAATCTCTGGAAGATATTCAAAAGCTTCCTTTCACAACTAAAGATGATTTAAGGCAAGTTTATCCCTTTGGAATGTTTGCAGTACCTAAAAAAGATATTATTGAAGTCCATACCTCTTCAGGAACTACTGGAAAACCGGTTGTATCTGGATACACCAGAGAAGACCTGGATTTATGGGCTGAGGTTATGGCTCGGGGACTGACCATGATGGGGGTTGATGATGAGGATATTATTCAAAATACTCATGGGTATGGCCTATTTACTGGAGGATTCGGTGTTCATTATGGTGCACAGAAAATTGGGTCCACTGTTATTCCTATTTCTACTGGGCAAACCAGAAGACAGATTGAAATCATGACTGATTTTGGAACCACTGTAATGATTTTCACACCTTCTTATGGTCTTTATCTTTCAGAAGTTGCTGAAGAAGAAGGTTTTGATCCTGAAAATTCTCAATTAAAGGCCATTGGATTTGGAGCTGAGATGTGGACCAATGAAATGAGAAAGGAAATAGAAAAAAGATTTGGCGCACCTGCATTTAACATATATGGTCTTACAGAGATTATGGGGCCGGGAGTGGCCATTGAGTGCAATCAACAGAATGGATTGCATATTTTTGAAGATCATTTTTACCCAGAGATCATAGATCCTAATAATTCTCAAAATTTGGATGCTGGAAATGCAGGGGAACTCGTTTTAACTACTTTGAGCCGTATTGGAATGCCGGTTATTCGTTTTATAACTAAAGATATAACTTCACTTCGTTATGAGAAATGTGATTGTGGACGAAGTTTAGTTAAAATGGATAGAATAACTGGTCGTTCTGATGATATGTTAAAGGTCAAAGGTGTGGCGGTTTTCCCATCTCAAATTGAAAAAGCCCTTTTAAAAATTGAGGGAGTCGAACCACATTATCAAATTATTGTTACTAGACCGCACAACCTTGATGAAATGGAAGTTCAGGTTGAAACTTCTGAAAGCCTATTCTCTGATGAAATAAAAGAAATGGTGGCCATTAGAAATAAAATTGCTAATTTCATTGAAAATGAGATTGGGATACGTGTTAATGTTACTCTAGTGGAACCTAAAAGTTTACCTCGCAGTGAAGGTAAAGCAGTTAGAGTCATTGACAAACGAAACATGTACTAA
- a CDS encoding acetolactate synthase, with the protein MKIKQLSIFLENKKGRLWTALNTLADGGINIRALSIADTSDFGILRLIVPEPEKAKKLLEKNNFIVKMKEVVAVELSDQPGGLASVLKMLNDSDINLEYLYAFVHEKKDKAILLLSTDDLDILMEVLNDGGATLVPPEEVYDL; encoded by the coding sequence ATGAAAATAAAACAACTATCTATTTTCCTAGAAAATAAAAAAGGAAGACTTTGGACGGCTTTAAATACTTTGGCCGATGGTGGAATAAATATACGAGCTTTATCAATAGCTGATACTTCAGATTTTGGTATTTTAAGGCTAATTGTTCCGGAACCTGAAAAAGCTAAGAAATTACTTGAGAAAAATAACTTTATAGTTAAAATGAAGGAAGTTGTTGCGGTTGAGTTATCTGATCAGCCTGGTGGGTTAGCATCAGTATTGAAAATGTTAAATGATTCAGATATTAATTTAGAATATCTTTATGCATTTGTTCATGAAAAAAAGGATAAAGCCATATTGCTTCTAAGTACTGATGATTTAGATATATTAATGGAAGTATTAAATGATGGTGGAGCCACTTTAGTACCTCCTGAAGAAGTTTACGACCTCTAA
- a CDS encoding transcriptional regulator: MKIFKNKGELTRFQILSEIARNEPHLRQKDIANKLGITIQAVSENMKNLVEEGYVESGGGRFRYKITKKGIERIKKEALALRKYSEEVLDTMNSYKTIWPAIAEENLKSGAEVGLFMKDGTLYASNNTAPAHAEVLTDSMAGEDVALIGLGGTIELKTGNVVILVLPTINQGGSKETNLDKIIEIYEKGFDRVGIMGTVSRAVVDKLEINADFEFATPQSTVAAAKRGLDILVFAVGKMKNSITRRLDEEGIPYTLEDVIKA; encoded by the coding sequence ATGAAAATTTTCAAAAATAAAGGGGAATTAACACGTTTTCAGATACTTAGTGAAATTGCTAGAAATGAGCCTCACTTAAGACAAAAGGACATCGCCAATAAGTTAGGCATAACAATTCAGGCCGTTTCAGAAAACATGAAAAACCTAGTAGAAGAAGGTTATGTTGAATCGGGTGGAGGTCGTTTTAGATATAAAATAACCAAAAAAGGTATTGAGAGAATAAAAAAAGAAGCCCTGGCCCTTAGAAAGTATTCAGAAGAAGTATTGGATACTATGAATAGTTATAAAACTATCTGGCCAGCCATTGCTGAGGAAAATCTTAAATCAGGAGCGGAAGTTGGGCTTTTCATGAAAGACGGAACTCTCTATGCTTCAAATAACACCGCACCAGCCCATGCAGAAGTCTTAACCGATAGCATGGCGGGTGAAGATGTTGCTTTAATAGGTTTAGGCGGTACTATTGAATTAAAAACAGGGAATGTAGTTATATTGGTCCTGCCAACCATCAATCAAGGAGGTTCCAAAGAAACCAATCTGGACAAGATCATTGAAATCTATGAAAAAGGATTCGATCGTGTTGGAATAATGGGGACTGTTTCTAGAGCAGTTGTTGATAAATTAGAAATAAATGCAGATTTTGAATTCGCAACACCACAATCAACCGTTGCTGCAGCAAAAAGAGGCCTTGATATCCTGGTATTTGCAGTAGGTAAAATGAAAAATAGTATAACTCGTAGATTAGATGAAGAAGGAATACCATATACTTTAGAAGATGTTATTAAAGCTTAA
- a CDS encoding single-stranded DNA-binding protein produces the protein MEKEFTKAQKLVESAEDIKIYSHIDCDGITAGAILSTMLDRMDKEHEVEFISLDKIDELKLENELTIFSDLGSGQETEKLSTSSSKILILDHHPSLRGPNFNNSTIQGKFLEINPLFYGIEGSNEISGGGMSYLLARAFGHTDLSWMGVLSGVGDMQNSLSGKLEGLNSMILQESIHEGYVDSIKDISIYGRQTRPLFVALSYFGDVNLPITNNKTEAILLLNKLGIEKKNGKNQRSLCDLTPEEKGKLFSELVKMLSKEVPAKYIKHVPKLVSAESYDFLNEEKYTPLRDASEFSTAVNACSRNKRADVALKILKGNRTTAMDEMEILSKEHRRYLAQKIEFIENEDMIIPMENLQYFEGNGIKSEVIGTIAGMILSYGDWKKPIIGFTQISDENSGIKVSLRCSRLLAYDGIHFGHIIRKVAEKVGGSGGGHSVACGAYIPPNSKEKFLNVFNDYLNNKISN, from the coding sequence ATGGAAAAAGAATTTACTAAAGCCCAAAAATTGGTAGAATCTGCAGAAGATATAAAAATTTATAGCCATATTGATTGTGATGGGATAACTGCCGGCGCAATTCTATCAACTATGCTTGATCGGATGGATAAAGAACATGAAGTAGAGTTCATTAGTTTAGATAAAATTGATGAACTTAAACTTGAAAATGAACTCACTATATTTTCTGATTTGGGATCTGGCCAGGAAACCGAAAAATTATCAACATCATCATCTAAAATACTAATTTTAGACCATCACCCCTCATTAAGAGGCCCTAATTTTAATAATTCCACTATTCAGGGAAAATTCCTGGAAATAAATCCGCTTTTCTATGGTATTGAAGGATCAAATGAAATTTCTGGAGGAGGAATGTCATATCTATTGGCCCGTGCCTTTGGCCATACAGATTTAAGCTGGATGGGCGTACTATCTGGAGTAGGAGACATGCAAAATAGCCTTTCAGGGAAATTAGAAGGTTTAAATAGCATGATACTACAGGAAAGTATTCATGAAGGATATGTAGATTCTATAAAAGATATTTCAATTTATGGTAGACAAACTAGACCATTATTTGTAGCTTTATCTTATTTTGGAGATGTTAATCTCCCCATCACTAATAACAAAACAGAAGCAATTTTATTGCTTAATAAATTAGGCATAGAAAAGAAAAATGGTAAAAATCAGCGTTCACTTTGTGATTTAACCCCTGAAGAAAAAGGAAAATTGTTTTCTGAACTGGTAAAAATGTTATCGAAGGAAGTGCCTGCAAAATACATCAAGCACGTGCCTAAATTAGTTTCTGCTGAATCTTATGATTTTTTAAATGAAGAAAAATATACTCCCCTTAGAGATGCTAGCGAATTTTCTACAGCAGTAAATGCGTGCAGTAGGAATAAAAGAGCAGATGTCGCATTAAAAATATTAAAAGGGAATCGAACTACAGCTATGGATGAAATGGAAATCTTATCTAAAGAACATAGAAGATATTTGGCCCAGAAAATAGAATTCATTGAAAATGAAGATATGATAATTCCTATGGAAAATTTACAGTACTTTGAAGGTAATGGTATCAAAAGTGAGGTTATAGGGACCATAGCTGGAATGATCTTAAGTTATGGAGATTGGAAAAAGCCCATTATTGGCTTTACTCAGATAAGTGATGAAAATAGTGGCATTAAAGTCTCTCTTCGCTGTTCTCGACTTTTAGCATATGACGGAATTCATTTTGGACATATAATTCGTAAAGTGGCTGAAAAAGTTGGTGGGAGTGGAGGAGGGCATTCTGTGGCCTGTGGAGCTTACATACCTCCAAATAGTAAAGAAAAATTCTTAAATGTTTTTAATGATTATTTAAATAATAAAATAAGTAATTAG
- a CDS encoding signal recognition particle protein Srp19 (binds to 7S RNA to mediate binding of the signal recognition particle protein Srp54): MKTIIWPVYIDSTRTKKEGRKISKKDGVSSPRLGEISRAARKLDLKPDTENDKSYPGLWWESTGRIVVEREEISKKDLLLKISNMIKGTRSN, translated from the coding sequence ATGAAAACAATTATTTGGCCAGTTTATATAGATTCCACAAGAACCAAAAAAGAAGGAAGAAAAATATCCAAAAAAGATGGTGTTTCATCCCCTAGATTAGGTGAAATTTCTAGAGCTGCGCGAAAACTGGATTTAAAACCAGATACGGAAAATGATAAGTCTTATCCTGGCCTTTGGTGGGAATCAACAGGTCGGATAGTAGTAGAAAGAGAAGAAATCTCAAAAAAAGACCTTCTTTTAAAAATTAGTAATATGATTAAAGGTACCAGATCAAATTAA
- a CDS encoding uroporphyrinogen-III synthase: MSKTLNNKVIVITRPIERSKFAANIVKEFGGVPLLVPTLELKFTLTPTLRRLLKQVKELDWLIFTSPAALESIFNFCPDLKEKISPQCKIAVIGPKTKLIAESKGLCIEIMPSEYTAEGLLDSFLPYDLKDKIIGIPSTLAARDMLSVELTKKGAHVFIAEAYESIAPEETYLIEDLIKKILEKKVSAITFTSPLTVNNLFNLVKKEEKTDFIEILSKKEVLVAAIGPVTGKTLQKYGIEALIPEKYTVNDMMLKLFNHL, encoded by the coding sequence ATGTCTAAAACTTTAAATAATAAAGTAATAGTCATCACTAGACCCATAGAACGATCTAAATTTGCAGCGAATATTGTAAAAGAATTTGGAGGAGTTCCCCTATTGGTTCCTACACTGGAATTAAAGTTTACTTTAACACCTACTTTAAGGAGACTTTTAAAACAAGTCAAAGAATTAGACTGGCTAATATTCACTTCTCCAGCCGCATTGGAATCTATTTTCAATTTTTGTCCAGATCTAAAAGAAAAAATAAGCCCTCAGTGTAAAATTGCGGTTATTGGACCAAAAACAAAACTTATTGCAGAATCTAAAGGATTATGTATAGAAATAATGCCCTCAGAATATACTGCAGAGGGTTTACTAGATTCATTTCTACCATATGATTTAAAAGACAAAATAATCGGAATTCCTAGCACTCTAGCCGCGCGTGATATGTTAAGCGTGGAATTAACCAAAAAGGGTGCTCATGTTTTCATAGCAGAGGCCTATGAATCAATAGCTCCTGAAGAAACTTATTTAATAGAAGATTTAATAAAGAAAATTCTCGAAAAAAAGGTATCTGCAATTACATTCACCAGCCCATTGACAGTCAATAATCTATTTAATTTAGTAAAAAAAGAAGAAAAAACAGATTTTATCGAAATATTATCCAAAAAAGAGGTATTAGTAGCAGCTATTGGTCCAGTAACCGGGAAAACATTACAGAAATATGGAATTGAAGCTTTAATCCCCGAAAAGTACACAGTAAACGATATGATGCTGAAATTGTTTAATCATTTATAA
- the cobA gene encoding uroporphyrinogen-III C-methyltransferase yields MVVHLVGAGPGDPELITLKAVKALEKAEVVIYDRLANEEILKHAPNAKLIYVGKKAGEHYKTQEEINQILVNEAKAYDEVVRLKGGDPFVFGRGGEEVLALQEQGISVDMIPGVTSAIGVPTTAGLPVTHRGVATSFTIVTGHEDPTKKEKQVKWDYTADTVIVLMGIGQIKENTHEMMKYRDPKTPVCVIENGTTPKERIVIGTLDNISEKDINTPAILIIGNVVDVYQKIKK; encoded by the coding sequence ATGGTAGTACATTTAGTAGGTGCGGGTCCAGGAGACCCCGAATTAATCACTCTTAAAGCGGTCAAAGCATTAGAAAAAGCAGAAGTTGTAATCTATGACCGACTGGCCAATGAAGAAATTCTAAAGCATGCTCCTAATGCTAAATTAATTTACGTGGGTAAAAAAGCAGGGGAACACTATAAAACTCAGGAAGAAATAAATCAAATTCTAGTTAATGAAGCAAAAGCTTATGATGAGGTTGTAAGGCTAAAAGGCGGAGACCCATTTGTATTTGGTCGTGGAGGAGAAGAAGTCCTGGCCCTGCAAGAGCAAGGAATATCCGTAGATATGATTCCCGGAGTTACATCCGCCATTGGAGTTCCGACTACTGCTGGCCTTCCAGTAACCCACCGAGGTGTTGCAACTTCATTTACGATAGTAACAGGCCATGAAGACCCGACTAAAAAAGAAAAACAGGTTAAATGGGATTATACTGCAGACACAGTTATTGTTTTAATGGGAATTGGGCAAATAAAAGAAAATACTCATGAAATGATGAAGTATAGGGACCCTAAAACTCCTGTATGTGTAATTGAAAATGGTACAACTCCTAAGGAAAGAATAGTAATTGGGACGCTAGATAACATCTCTGAAAAAGATATTAACACCCCCGCAATTTTAATTATAGGAAATGTAGTGGATGTTTACCAAAAAATAAAAAAATGA
- a CDS encoding phosphoribosylformylglycinamidine synthase I (With PurL and PurS catalyzes the conversion of formylglycinamide ribonucleotide, ATP, and glutamine to formylglycinamidine ribonucleotide, ADP, and glutamate in the fourth step of the purine biosynthetic pathway), with translation MKVGVIRFPGSNCDRDVYHALELAGGEPEYIWWNQKDLSNVDAAVIPGGFSYGDYLRAGAIAAITPVIEGIKSLAKEEKPVLGICNGAQILAEVGLVPGVFTVNENPKFNCQWSEMKVKTTRTPFTSIYNKNEVIKMPVAHAEGRYFNENLEMAKDNDQIVLQFKGENPNGSLEGITGVCDETGRVCAVMPHPERASEMILGSDDGLKFFKGIINY, from the coding sequence ATGAAAGTAGGAGTAATAAGGTTTCCTGGCTCTAATTGTGATCGAGATGTTTATCATGCGCTTGAACTTGCCGGTGGAGAACCAGAATATATTTGGTGGAACCAAAAAGATCTCTCCAATGTTGATGCAGCAGTAATTCCCGGCGGATTTTCCTATGGAGACTATTTAAGAGCTGGAGCAATAGCAGCTATAACCCCAGTAATTGAAGGAATAAAATCTCTGGCTAAAGAAGAAAAACCCGTTTTAGGCATATGTAATGGTGCTCAGATACTAGCCGAAGTTGGGTTGGTACCTGGAGTATTCACCGTGAACGAAAATCCTAAATTTAATTGCCAGTGGAGTGAAATGAAGGTTAAAACCACTAGGACTCCATTTACCAGCATTTATAATAAAAATGAAGTTATAAAAATGCCGGTGGCCCATGCAGAAGGCCGTTATTTTAACGAAAACCTGGAAATGGCTAAGGACAATGACCAGATTGTTTTACAATTCAAAGGAGAAAATCCTAATGGTTCTCTGGAAGGAATCACAGGTGTTTGTGACGAAACTGGGCGAGTTTGTGCAGTAATGCCCCATCCAGAAAGGGCCTCTGAAATGATATTAGGATCAGATGATGGTTTAAAATTCTTTAAAGGAATCATTAATTATTAG
- a CDS encoding phosphoribosylformylglycinamidine synthase, producing the protein MKYNVEVKISLKKGMLNPEASTIQRALALLGYEVQDTDTVDIVKFTMDEENKADVEKEVEDMCQRLLCNPVIHDYQIQIVPLS; encoded by the coding sequence ATGAAATACAACGTAGAAGTTAAAATAAGTTTGAAGAAAGGAATGTTAAACCCAGAAGCATCTACTATTCAACGTGCCCTTGCACTTCTAGGATATGAAGTTCAAGATACAGATACTGTGGATATAGTCAAATTCACTATGGACGAGGAAAATAAAGCAGACGTTGAAAAAGAGGTAGAAGATATGTGTCAACGTTTGTTATGTAATCCAGTTATTCATGATTACCAAATCCAGATAGTTCCATTAAGTTGA
- a CDS encoding phosphoribosylaminoimidazolesuccinocarboxamide synthase, which yields MKVGKLIYSGKAKDVYETDHSDKVVVKFRDDITAGDGEKKDSLQLKGYYNSIISSKLFEVLEGEGIKTQFIELIKPGEMLSHKLKMIPLEVITRNIAAGSLLRKFPFEDKQVFEPPIIQMDYKNDEFHDPMLNDDISIALNLATKEELDAIREITLKINKTLKEFLANKGVSLVDFKIEFGYDENQNIVLGDEISPDTCRYWDIKTCDVLDKDLFRKGEFGVMDAYKKVASMILDPEDLEKYGLKEI from the coding sequence ATAAAAGTTGGAAAATTAATCTACAGTGGTAAAGCGAAGGACGTTTATGAAACTGACCATTCTGACAAAGTAGTTGTTAAATTTAGAGATGATATAACTGCCGGGGACGGTGAAAAGAAGGATAGTCTTCAACTCAAGGGTTATTACAATTCTATTATCTCTTCTAAATTATTTGAAGTTTTAGAAGGAGAAGGAATAAAAACTCAGTTCATTGAGCTGATTAAACCTGGTGAAATGCTTTCACACAAGCTGAAAATGATACCTTTAGAGGTAATCACTCGGAATATAGCAGCCGGGAGTTTGCTAAGGAAATTTCCTTTTGAAGATAAACAAGTTTTTGAACCCCCAATTATACAAATGGATTATAAAAACGATGAATTTCATGATCCAATGTTAAATGACGATATAAGCATAGCTTTAAATCTCGCTACCAAAGAAGAGCTGGATGCGATTAGAGAAATAACTCTAAAAATTAATAAAACCTTGAAAGAATTCCTAGCAAATAAAGGAGTCAGTCTCGTAGACTTTAAAATTGAATTTGGTTATGATGAAAACCAAAATATAGTCTTAGGTGACGAAATAAGTCCAGATACTTGCCGTTATTGGGATATTAAAACCTGTGACGTTCTTGATAAAGATTTATTTAGAAAAGGCGAATTTGGAGTAATGGACGCTTATAAAAAGGTTGCTTCCATGATTCTAGACCCCGAAGATCTTGAAAAGTATGGACTAAAAGAAATTTAA
- the glmS gene encoding glutamine--fructose-6-phosphate transaminase (isomerizing) translates to MCGIVGCILKDDEAAPVLLECVKKLEYRGYDSVGIATPSSKINIRKDKGKISEAEKNVKLSDLPGNMGIAHVRWATHGIPTQKNAHPHTDCNGKIAVVHNGIIENYKELKNNLEAEGHIFKSDTDTEVIPHLIEKFMNQDIDLESAVRKTLDMIHGSYALAVISTDEPGKIIGVRKESPLIVGKGDGDYFLASDVPAILKHTNNIIYLEDGEMVILDADGVTVKNVLGEIIEKEIHIIEWTPDMAEKGGFDHFMIKEIHEQPDAVRDTLMESSEIEKIVNNLGDIERICFVACGTSYHASLIGKYLFESLMGLPTDVILASEFQYSSKAMGEKTLVIFISQSGETADTLKALRTAKKRSETLVIVNVVGSTATREAKHVIFTRAGPEIGVAATKTYVSQLTCVYLLAAHMSKRMDLVEELHKIPKFMVDVLDNEDHIHRIAKKYKDVPDFFFIGRGFSYPTALEGALKLKEITYIHGEGYAAGELKHGPLALIDDGVPVVAVAPPGNIHDKTLSNVEEVRARGAHVISVGSIDDEILKSESKDMMGMDSEIDELISPIPYIVPLQLLAYYISIEKGIDPDKPKNLAKCVTVE, encoded by the coding sequence ATGTGTGGTATAGTTGGATGTATCTTAAAAGATGATGAAGCAGCTCCAGTACTTTTAGAATGTGTAAAAAAGTTAGAATACAGGGGTTATGACTCTGTGGGCATTGCTACCCCATCTTCCAAGATCAATATCAGGAAAGATAAAGGAAAAATCAGTGAAGCTGAGAAGAATGTGAAACTTTCTGATTTACCAGGAAATATGGGTATTGCACATGTAAGATGGGCTACTCATGGTATTCCTACTCAGAAGAATGCTCACCCTCACACAGATTGCAATGGTAAAATTGCAGTAGTTCACAATGGAATTATTGAAAATTATAAAGAATTAAAAAATAATTTAGAAGCAGAAGGCCATATATTCAAGTCAGATACGGATACCGAAGTTATTCCACACTTAATAGAAAAATTCATGAATCAAGATATTGATCTAGAAAGTGCAGTACGGAAAACTCTGGATATGATCCATGGTTCATATGCTCTTGCAGTTATATCTACTGATGAGCCAGGCAAAATTATAGGGGTTCGGAAAGAAAGTCCTTTAATTGTAGGAAAGGGTGATGGAGATTATTTCCTGGCCTCAGATGTGCCAGCCATATTAAAACACACTAATAACATTATTTACTTGGAAGACGGGGAAATGGTTATTTTAGATGCGGATGGTGTCACAGTTAAAAATGTTCTGGGTGAAATCATTGAGAAAGAGATTCATATAATTGAATGGACACCAGATATGGCTGAAAAGGGTGGTTTTGACCATTTCATGATAAAAGAAATTCATGAACAGCCTGACGCGGTTAGAGATACTCTTATGGAGTCATCCGAAATAGAAAAGATAGTTAATAATTTGGGTGACATTGAAAGAATCTGCTTTGTGGCTTGTGGTACATCTTATCATGCTTCTTTAATTGGAAAATATTTATTTGAAAGTTTAATGGGATTACCTACGGATGTAATCCTTGCTTCTGAATTCCAGTATTCTTCCAAGGCCATGGGTGAAAAAACACTGGTAATATTTATCAGCCAGTCTGGAGAAACGGCAGACACTCTTAAAGCTCTTAGAACCGCTAAAAAAAGATCTGAAACATTGGTCATCGTCAATGTTGTAGGGAGTACTGCTACCCGGGAAGCTAAGCACGTTATTTTCACCAGAGCAGGGCCTGAAATTGGTGTAGCTGCTACTAAGACCTATGTTAGTCAGCTAACATGTGTATATCTTTTAGCAGCTCATATGAGCAAAAGAATGGATTTGGTCGAAGAGCTACATAAAATTCCCAAATTCATGGTGGATGTTTTGGATAATGAGGATCATATTCATAGAATTGCTAAAAAATATAAAGATGTGCCTGATTTCTTCTTCATTGGAAGAGGGTTTTCTTACCCAACCGCTTTAGAAGGGGCTTTAAAACTAAAAGAAATTACTTATATTCATGGGGAAGGCTATGCTGCTGGAGAACTTAAGCACGGGCCGCTGGCTTTGATTGATGATGGAGTTCCTGTAGTTGCTGTTGCACCTCCAGGAAATATCCATGATAAAACTTTAAGCAATGTGGAAGAAGTAAGGGCCCGAGGAGCCCATGTAATTTCTGTAGGTTCTATTGATGATGAAATTTTAAAATCAGAATCAAAGGATATGATGGGAATGGATTCAGAGATTGATGAGTTGATTTCCCCTATTCCATATATAGTTCCTTTACAGTTACTTGCATATTATATAAGTATTGAAAAAGGTATAGATCCAGATAAACCAAAGAATTTGGCCAAGTGTGTTACTGTAGAGTAA